From the Bdellovibrio reynosensis genome, one window contains:
- a CDS encoding response regulator: MKDKRINTKDLVDKIEKMTKARIAGQDVVPLDQFREAKKKLDPKIILVIEDDETMRLAMKRILETEGYVTKLAADATELSTVLDDHSVDLILMDVGLPWVNGFELAQLLKEHKDLKKIPLVFVSGKASEEDMKKAFEIGADDYIKKPFDVDKLKKTVHTLLKLNE, encoded by the coding sequence ATGAAGGATAAAAGAATTAACACCAAGGATTTAGTAGATAAGATCGAAAAGATGACCAAGGCCCGCATCGCTGGGCAAGATGTCGTTCCTTTAGATCAATTTCGTGAAGCGAAAAAGAAACTAGATCCTAAGATTATTCTTGTTATCGAAGATGACGAAACAATGCGTTTAGCAATGAAGCGCATTCTTGAAACTGAAGGCTACGTTACCAAGCTTGCTGCTGATGCGACGGAGCTTTCAACGGTTCTAGATGATCACTCTGTTGATTTGATTTTGATGGACGTGGGTCTTCCGTGGGTGAATGGTTTTGAATTAGCCCAACTTCTTAAAGAACATAAAGATCTTAAAAAAATTCCGTTGGTTTTCGTTTCTGGAAAAGCTTCTGAAGAAGACATGAAAAAAGCTTTCGAGATCGGAGCCGATGACTATATTAAAAAGCCGTTTGATGTTGATAAGCTTAAAAAAACGGTGCACACCCTTTTAAAATTAAACGAGTAG
- a CDS encoding PilZ domain-containing protein, producing the protein MKTQGKVWIIYDAETKTQSKPMSVVQAQVALLSLANKDHGKFFLWTPGWEEWVCIREFLESDQKYFVIIQPPKPMDLPGADETVTATQNAPATSNNDSRYTQVVVGDLPIKKTEIGGYHSKDFNGDELDLAKIKKLKPDAMGKKKVAEPVAPVEEDGADRRRDPRHNFKIEVVLVSKIRSFRTYSRNISLSGTMLEDEIPRDFLNKPFDLIIVNPFEPDPSKSRLLFRAKIVGDLQDPRRLMFVEQDVAMTLRLDALLKAYVAYQDQVRKGAS; encoded by the coding sequence ATGAAAACCCAAGGTAAAGTCTGGATCATTTATGACGCTGAAACAAAGACGCAGTCTAAGCCTATGTCTGTAGTACAGGCACAGGTGGCGCTTCTTTCTTTAGCTAATAAAGATCACGGCAAGTTCTTCTTGTGGACTCCGGGTTGGGAAGAATGGGTTTGCATTCGCGAATTTCTTGAATCCGACCAAAAATATTTCGTGATCATTCAGCCACCAAAGCCAATGGATTTACCGGGTGCTGATGAAACAGTAACTGCAACTCAGAATGCTCCTGCGACATCCAATAATGACAGTAGATATACTCAAGTCGTTGTTGGCGACTTGCCAATAAAGAAAACTGAAATCGGTGGTTATCACTCTAAAGATTTCAATGGTGATGAACTGGATTTAGCAAAAATTAAAAAGCTTAAGCCCGATGCCATGGGCAAAAAGAAAGTCGCAGAACCAGTGGCACCTGTTGAAGAAGACGGAGCTGACCGTCGCCGCGATCCTCGTCACAATTTTAAAATTGAAGTGGTACTAGTTTCCAAGATCCGTTCATTCAGAACATATTCACGCAATATTTCTTTAAGTGGAACGATGCTTGAAGATGAAATCCCTCGCGATTTCTTAAATAAGCCTTTTGATTTAATTATCGTAAATCCATTTGAACCAGATCCATCGAAATCAAGATTGCTCTTCCGAGCTAAGATCGTTGGAGATCTTCAAGATCCTCGCCGCTTGATGTTCGTTGAACAAGACGTTGCGATGACTTTAAGACTTGATGCTTTGTTGAAAGCTTACGTTGCTTATCAAGATCAAGTTCGCAAAGGCGCAAGTTAG
- a CDS encoding 2Fe-2S iron-sulfur cluster-binding protein, protein MPQISFAKNRAPLDVSTGENLMEALLKAGLPVASSCNGDGVCAKCKVMIIEGNENLSPPNETEAFLQEKNSLPNTTRISCQVQILGPIKVDTTYW, encoded by the coding sequence ATGCCCCAAATCAGCTTTGCAAAAAACCGAGCCCCCCTTGACGTTTCCACCGGGGAAAACCTTATGGAAGCCCTCTTAAAAGCGGGTCTTCCGGTCGCCTCTAGTTGTAACGGTGATGGCGTTTGCGCAAAATGCAAGGTCATGATTATCGAAGGAAACGAGAACCTTTCCCCTCCAAATGAAACTGAAGCGTTTTTACAAGAGAAAAACTCATTACCGAATACAACGCGCATCAGCTGCCAAGTTCAAATTCTTGGCCCCATCAAAGTGGATACAACTTACTGGTAG
- a CDS encoding HAD family hydrolase: MKPLLVFDLDGTLIDSAPDIIVAVNRTLQNHGKRTLKDEVIISHIGEGLKKLIADLFLEDDLDPDAIIELEMEFLRLYEEEMLNRTQIFPGVENFLKNYGGPRGIITNKNERPAKRILNHLGLDQYPWVQVYGADTLEERKPSPLPLRTMMKLAGHTPQNTFMIGDGIPDVLSALNAGVPSIAIGFGYTATHLLQKHQPKGILSHYDELGSLIETISKG; encoded by the coding sequence ATGAAGCCTCTTCTTGTTTTTGACCTTGATGGTACTTTGATTGATTCAGCTCCTGATATTATCGTTGCCGTAAACCGCACTTTGCAAAACCACGGCAAACGCACTTTAAAAGACGAAGTAATAATATCCCATATCGGCGAGGGCCTTAAAAAGCTTATCGCCGATTTGTTTTTAGAAGACGATCTAGATCCAGACGCCATCATTGAACTAGAAATGGAATTCCTACGTCTGTACGAAGAAGAGATGCTTAACCGTACCCAGATCTTCCCCGGGGTTGAAAACTTTCTAAAAAACTACGGTGGCCCTAGGGGCATCATCACCAATAAAAACGAACGCCCCGCTAAAAGAATTTTGAATCACTTGGGATTGGACCAATACCCGTGGGTGCAGGTTTATGGTGCCGACACATTGGAAGAAAGAAAACCAAGTCCCCTGCCACTAAGAACCATGATGAAACTTGCCGGTCACACACCACAAAATACTTTCATGATCGGCGACGGCATCCCTGACGTTCTTTCGGCATTAAACGCCGGAGTACCTTCAATAGCTATAGGCTTTGGATATACGGCAACCCACCTGCTGCAAAAGCATCAACCCAAAGGAATTCTGAGTCATTATGATGAACTGGGAAGTTTAATCGAAACAATATCCAAGGGCTAA
- the trmB gene encoding tRNA (guanosine(46)-N7)-methyltransferase TrmB, which yields MTSPIPRRRINVTKDLPNQNAYTLALNGEFSHVAFDEVRAPLNKGKWRSEIFKVEENLPMDLEVGTGNGTYFAHHAKTNPNRMLVGLELKYKPLVQSIRRALNDGCKNAAIARFHAFNIEELFNEGELDNVYIHFPDPWTSPKKPKNRFVCKQNLEILHRLQKPGSFINFKTDSLVYFLWAMDEIRQSPYKIIFETQDLHNSEMKSENFETAFEKIFLREGIKINLVRLQKV from the coding sequence ATGACAAGCCCGATTCCTCGCAGAAGAATTAATGTAACTAAAGACCTTCCAAACCAAAATGCCTACACGCTGGCATTAAACGGTGAATTTTCCCACGTCGCTTTTGACGAAGTCAGAGCGCCTCTGAACAAAGGCAAATGGCGTTCAGAGATTTTCAAAGTTGAAGAAAACCTGCCGATGGATTTGGAAGTAGGAACAGGCAACGGGACTTACTTTGCTCATCACGCAAAAACCAACCCAAATCGCATGTTGGTTGGATTAGAGTTAAAATATAAGCCGCTAGTTCAATCTATCCGTCGCGCCTTAAATGATGGTTGTAAGAACGCGGCGATCGCGCGCTTTCATGCTTTCAATATCGAAGAACTTTTCAATGAAGGTGAGTTAGACAATGTCTACATTCACTTTCCGGATCCATGGACTTCGCCAAAGAAACCTAAAAACCGCTTCGTGTGCAAACAGAACTTAGAAATCTTGCACCGCCTGCAAAAGCCTGGTTCATTCATCAATTTTAAAACTGATTCTTTGGTTTATTTCTTGTGGGCGATGGATGAAATCCGTCAGTCTCCGTATAAAATCATTTTTGAAACTCAAGATCTTCATAACTCTGAAATGAAGAGCGAAAATTTTGAAACTGCATTTGAAAAAATCTTTTTGCGCGAAGGAATCAAGATCAACTTGGTTCGCTTGCAAAAGGTTTAG
- the trxB gene encoding thioredoxin-disulfide reductase — MTEDQKIENVIIIGSGPAGLTSAIYTSRANLEPLMIEGEEAGGQLMTTTEVENFPGFDHGITGPDLISVMRKQAERFGTRFITRNVTKVDFSQRPFKVWVGEKLYLAKSIIISTGASAKYLGLPSEKQYANRGVSACATCDGAFFRNQEIAVVGGGDTAMEEAQFLTRFASKVYLIHRRDHFRASKIMAERAMKNPKVEVIWNTEVTEVLGDGKSMTGAKIRNIVEGGEKTLPVTGLFLAIGHKPNTDLFKGMLDMNETGYLVTQPNTTYTNVPGVFAAGDVQDHVYRQAITAAGTGCMAAIDAERWLEAQASH, encoded by the coding sequence ATGACTGAAGATCAAAAAATTGAAAACGTAATCATTATCGGTTCAGGCCCTGCAGGTCTAACTTCTGCTATTTATACCTCTCGCGCTAATTTAGAGCCATTGATGATTGAAGGGGAAGAGGCCGGCGGTCAGCTTATGACCACGACTGAAGTTGAAAACTTCCCTGGCTTTGATCACGGAATCACAGGTCCTGATTTGATTTCCGTCATGCGAAAACAAGCAGAGCGCTTTGGCACTCGTTTTATCACTCGCAATGTTACGAAAGTTGATTTCTCTCAACGTCCATTCAAGGTTTGGGTTGGCGAGAAATTATACTTAGCAAAATCGATCATTATTTCGACTGGTGCTAGTGCGAAGTACTTGGGTCTTCCATCTGAAAAACAATACGCTAACCGAGGTGTATCGGCTTGTGCGACTTGTGACGGAGCTTTCTTCCGTAATCAAGAAATCGCGGTTGTTGGCGGTGGTGATACGGCAATGGAAGAAGCCCAGTTCCTGACTCGTTTTGCTAGCAAAGTTTATTTAATTCACCGTCGCGATCATTTCCGTGCTTCAAAAATCATGGCTGAAAGAGCAATGAAAAATCCAAAAGTGGAAGTCATCTGGAACACGGAAGTTACTGAAGTTTTGGGCGATGGTAAAAGCATGACAGGTGCTAAAATCAGAAACATTGTTGAAGGTGGTGAAAAGACCCTTCCTGTGACCGGTTTATTCCTAGCTATCGGCCATAAGCCAAATACAGACCTTTTTAAAGGTATGTTGGACATGAATGAGACGGGCTATTTGGTAACTCAACCAAATACCACTTATACTAATGTACCAGGGGTGTTTGCGGCTGGGGACGTTCAGGACCATGTATATCGTCAAGCTATCACTGCTGCAGGTACTGGTTGCATGGCGGCCATTGATGCGGAAAGATGGTTAGAGGCACAAGCTTCACACTAA
- a CDS encoding ABC transporter ATP-binding protein: MSTPLLKVENLTKSFPIYGGLFSREVASVKAVQGISFELNKGETLGLVGESGCGKSTLGRCLIRLHDTTSGKISYNGKDITHIKGEELREMRKKMQIIFQDPFASLNPRMTIGSILEEPLIIHDLYGSAKDRQDRIHELIDLVGLRREHLNRYPHEFSGGQRQRVGIARSLAVNPELIVCDEPVSALDVSIQAQVINLLMELQQKLGLTYIFIAHDLKVVEHVSTKVAVMYLGKIVEMAEAEELYRNPKHPYTKALMSAIPVPDPRRKDDRIILTGDVPSPINPPTGCHFHPRCPMAIEDCKTIVPPLEEKVPNHIAACIRV; this comes from the coding sequence ATGAGCACTCCTCTTTTGAAGGTTGAAAACCTAACAAAAAGCTTTCCTATTTACGGTGGACTTTTCAGCCGTGAAGTTGCTTCTGTAAAAGCCGTTCAAGGTATTTCTTTTGAACTTAATAAGGGTGAAACCCTAGGTCTTGTGGGTGAATCTGGTTGCGGTAAGTCAACTTTGGGTCGTTGCTTGATCCGTCTACACGACACGACTTCTGGAAAAATCAGCTACAACGGTAAAGACATCACACATATCAAGGGTGAAGAGCTTCGTGAAATGCGCAAAAAAATGCAGATCATCTTCCAAGATCCGTTTGCATCTTTAAATCCACGCATGACGATCGGTTCTATCCTTGAAGAGCCTTTGATTATCCACGACCTTTATGGTTCAGCAAAAGACCGCCAAGATCGCATCCATGAGTTGATTGATCTGGTGGGTCTTCGTCGCGAACACTTAAACCGTTACCCGCATGAGTTTTCAGGCGGTCAACGTCAACGTGTGGGTATCGCTCGTTCTTTAGCGGTGAACCCTGAACTTATCGTGTGTGACGAGCCGGTATCTGCTCTTGACGTTTCTATCCAAGCACAAGTGATCAATCTTTTGATGGAGCTTCAACAAAAGCTGGGCCTTACCTACATCTTCATCGCCCATGACTTGAAAGTCGTTGAACACGTTTCAACAAAAGTGGCTGTGATGTACTTGGGTAAAATCGTTGAGATGGCTGAAGCTGAAGAGCTTTACCGCAATCCTAAACATCCCTATACCAAAGCCTTGATGTCAGCGATCCCAGTTCCAGATCCTCGCCGTAAAGATGATCGCATCATCTTAACGGGTGACGTTCCATCGCCAATCAATCCTCCGACAGGCTGTCATTTCCATCCTCGTTGCCCAATGGCTATCGAAGATTGCAAGACCATCGTCCCGCCATTGGAAGAAAAAGTTCCGAATCATATCGCTGCCTGCATCCGAGTATAA
- a CDS encoding OmpA family protein: MQVSLRLISAALLCLAVTACATKDKPVEVSENKEQLEQATHSAMSDKAKSDLAKSSKFSALSQNIRFDSGSAKLNSSTRRALDELASELKKSDEAFGKIRISGLADPTGIPERNQILSEQRAEAVRNYLVSKGIAKNKFETRGLGAVESDRMASDSEHARDRRVDFEIVE; encoded by the coding sequence ATGCAGGTTTCTTTACGTCTTATTTCCGCAGCCCTTTTATGTTTGGCAGTCACAGCTTGCGCTACCAAGGATAAACCCGTCGAAGTTTCTGAAAATAAGGAGCAACTTGAACAGGCCACCCATTCAGCGATGAGTGATAAAGCCAAAAGTGACTTGGCAAAAAGTTCTAAGTTCTCAGCTCTGTCCCAAAACATTCGTTTTGATTCGGGAAGTGCAAAATTGAATTCTTCTACTCGTCGTGCTTTAGATGAACTGGCTAGTGAACTTAAAAAATCAGACGAAGCATTCGGTAAAATTCGTATCTCTGGATTAGCAGATCCAACTGGCATTCCAGAGCGCAACCAAATTCTTTCCGAACAAAGAGCGGAAGCCGTCAGAAACTACCTAGTTTCTAAAGGCATCGCTAAAAATAAATTTGAAACCCGTGGTTTAGGCGCGGTTGAATCAGATAGAATGGCTTCGGACTCCGAACATGCACGTGATCGCCGCGTGGATTTTGAGATTGTCGAATAA
- a CDS encoding lactonase family protein — MGRLKNVLLCGSLLALIASCQPTVEETPASEETPADNETVATKHLYVTTGLCYSGNGITTFTAATASNLILKLNADTGVKEATMADFWAAPAAAGDTPISIMDWDDDNLLVFVRNGATGRLETMPKVGGVRNTFGTTPAMSTIISSNPANMAKSSDGGVLMIRTGFIEKVTSSGIRLTTPHVNSNLGATCGTANALLTNIAVSSTGRIITANAAASPNNRVISVPAAGATGSCSAGIAAPAATTYATAMVFDKVNSKLIVAYAGPTTAANVNSIHAYDFDEATGNITNDQVIYDAASFPATYSYLLFGISAMTLDEDTNTLYVATAISNATTVVNYAIEKFAYNASKIGSVNAEVLTRSGSVPFYNYGVDTKCISAMSVVSE, encoded by the coding sequence ATGGGAAGATTAAAGAACGTTTTGCTTTGCGGAAGTCTTCTGGCGCTGATCGCATCTTGCCAACCCACTGTAGAAGAAACGCCTGCTTCGGAAGAAACACCGGCTGATAATGAAACCGTTGCGACCAAACATCTTTATGTAACAACGGGACTTTGTTATTCCGGAAATGGCATCACTACCTTCACAGCAGCAACTGCGAGCAACTTAATTCTTAAGTTAAATGCAGATACAGGCGTAAAAGAAGCCACCATGGCGGATTTCTGGGCGGCTCCGGCGGCTGCCGGCGACACTCCAATTTCTATTATGGATTGGGATGATGACAACCTATTAGTATTCGTACGTAACGGTGCTACGGGACGATTAGAAACAATGCCTAAAGTTGGCGGAGTTCGAAATACATTTGGAACCACGCCTGCGATGAGCACGATCATTTCATCAAACCCAGCTAACATGGCAAAAAGTTCTGATGGCGGCGTATTGATGATTCGCACAGGCTTCATTGAGAAAGTCACATCATCAGGTATTCGTTTAACGACCCCCCATGTGAATAGCAACTTAGGGGCTACGTGCGGAACTGCGAATGCCTTGTTAACTAATATTGCTGTGTCATCAACGGGAAGAATTATCACTGCCAATGCAGCTGCTTCACCAAATAACCGAGTGATCAGCGTTCCTGCCGCAGGTGCTACAGGAAGCTGTTCGGCGGGTATTGCAGCACCCGCTGCGACCACTTATGCGACGGCTATGGTATTTGATAAAGTGAATAGCAAACTTATCGTTGCCTACGCGGGTCCTACAACGGCGGCAAATGTGAACAGTATCCATGCTTATGATTTCGATGAAGCCACTGGTAACATCACAAATGATCAAGTGATCTATGATGCAGCATCCTTCCCTGCCACTTACTCTTATTTATTGTTTGGTATCTCTGCAATGACGTTAGATGAAGATACCAACACATTATATGTAGCAACTGCGATTTCAAATGCGACGACAGTTGTAAACTATGCGATTGAAAAGTTCGCGTATAACGCTTCTAAAATTGGAAGTGTGAATGCCGAAGTTCTTACTCGCTCTGGCTCGGTACCTTTCTATAACTATGGTGTGGATACAAAATGTATCTCTGCAATGAGTGTCGTTTCAGAATAG
- a CDS encoding GNAT family N-acetyltransferase: MDISQLGSNKESGEELFQTCIAETFLKNQEEDVLNGFNFPKFFETKNRALTSDDAFLFAVIVDNSPAGFALWSKKDNLTATLDFIYVKKVFRGTEVSKELMSAGLLLLKKKGFEAVLLNVSKHNSSAQKYYLKHSWTNEGQHPKYPSAFLYKLKL, from the coding sequence ATGGATATTTCTCAGTTAGGTTCTAATAAAGAATCTGGCGAAGAATTATTTCAAACCTGCATCGCTGAAACTTTTTTGAAAAACCAAGAGGAAGATGTTTTAAATGGATTTAACTTCCCTAAGTTTTTCGAAACCAAGAACCGTGCACTTACTAGTGATGACGCGTTTTTATTCGCGGTAATAGTCGATAACAGTCCCGCCGGATTCGCCTTATGGAGTAAGAAAGATAATCTTACCGCGACACTTGATTTTATCTATGTTAAAAAGGTATTCCGAGGCACTGAGGTTTCGAAAGAACTTATGTCGGCGGGCCTGTTATTGCTTAAGAAAAAGGGCTTCGAAGCAGTGCTTTTAAACGTCTCTAAACACAATAGTTCCGCCCAAAAATATTATTTAAAACATTCTTGGACTAACGAAGGCCAACACCCGAAGTACCCGTCTGCTTTTCTTTATAAATTAAAATTGTGA
- a CDS encoding ABC transporter ATP-binding protein, translating into MSDILLEVQNLKTRFKTDDGSFYAVDDVSFNVKKGQTLGIVGESGCGKSVTSLSIMRLIQKPGNIEAGKILFKGKDLLGLSDDKMRDIRGNEIAMIFQEPMTSLNPVYTIGDQIEEAVLLHQKNLTKDQARERAIDMLRIVGIPAPEKRFFEYPHQLSGGMRQRVMIAMAISCNPELLIADEPTTALDVTIQAQILDLMRKLQKDFNAGMILITHDLGVVAEMCQEVAVMYAGRVVEYGTVEDIFYRPKHHYTKGLLDSIPHFETGHRLESLRTIKGMVPSLYNLPKGCRFADRCPAAQDDCRASYPSLENLRGIHKVACYHPLSEEVKP; encoded by the coding sequence GTGAGTGATATTCTTTTAGAGGTCCAAAATCTTAAGACACGCTTTAAGACTGACGACGGTTCTTTCTATGCCGTTGACGATGTCAGCTTCAATGTTAAAAAAGGTCAAACTCTTGGAATCGTTGGTGAATCAGGTTGCGGTAAATCTGTAACTTCTCTTTCGATCATGCGCTTGATTCAAAAGCCTGGAAACATCGAAGCAGGTAAAATCCTGTTTAAAGGTAAAGACCTATTGGGCCTTTCTGACGATAAAATGCGCGACATTCGTGGTAACGAAATCGCGATGATTTTCCAAGAACCAATGACTTCTTTGAATCCGGTTTACACAATCGGTGATCAAATCGAAGAAGCTGTTTTGCTTCACCAAAAGAATTTAACTAAAGACCAAGCTCGCGAACGCGCTATCGACATGCTTCGTATCGTGGGTATCCCAGCTCCTGAAAAACGTTTCTTTGAATATCCGCACCAACTTTCTGGCGGTATGAGACAACGTGTGATGATCGCAATGGCGATCAGCTGTAACCCAGAACTTCTTATTGCCGATGAGCCAACAACAGCTCTAGACGTTACTATCCAAGCGCAAATCTTGGATCTTATGCGCAAACTTCAAAAAGACTTCAACGCAGGTATGATTCTTATCACGCACGATTTAGGCGTGGTTGCAGAGATGTGCCAAGAAGTTGCCGTTATGTATGCGGGTCGCGTGGTTGAATACGGAACTGTAGAAGACATCTTCTATCGCCCAAAACATCACTACACCAAGGGTCTTTTAGATTCTATTCCGCACTTTGAAACAGGTCACAGACTTGAATCACTAAGAACAATCAAAGGGATGGTACCAAGCCTTTACAATCTTCCTAAAGGCTGCCGTTTTGCTGATCGCTGTCCAGCGGCTCAAGACGATTGCCGTGCTTCTTACCCATCGCTTGAAAATCTTCGCGGCATTCATAAAGTCGCGTGTTACCACCCATTGTCTGAAGAGGTAAAACCCTAA
- a CDS encoding S8 family peptidase: protein MINFSRKTKAILSLSLMGIVTAVGFTNCAENGFKGKNQRQVGDDPFISLAWHLSNSAQSVFAAEAGTAGVDLNLLNTWSEGYSGKNITVLVSDDGLEDSHEDLSDNFLRTGVSKDYTTGFPYLSATAAPKASDDSHGTAVAGLIAAVGQNSLGTKGVGYKASLVSANFLSSQVTQTESKLIDQADGDYDIFNMSWGSTQNNLISPVASFFTQLKSGVTTGRSGKGSIYVKAAGNDFIVYCHGSTTENCVGNSNFDADNSSPYTILTTALNASGEAASYASVGSNVWISSFGGEFGKDSPAMITTDRTGCSVGFSQSTVQNVAFDKGQEGNTGCNYTATFNGTSSAAPVLSGAITLLLEANPSLSWRDVKYILAKTATPVNFSTTGSIKHPKTGETVPSGAQWEQAWIINGAGFKFHNWYGFGRVNVDAAVALAKSFASPFGAYNETNWADDASGLNVAIPDFSSTGGSNSMTVNTNLKIESVQLKIWVTHTNIADLALELTSPSGTKSIVINMNNSLKNIADYEGEVFLTNAFFQETSQGSWTLKVIDGKSSHTGTLTRWSLNFTGTP from the coding sequence ATGATAAATTTTAGTCGTAAAACTAAAGCCATATTGTCATTGTCTCTGATGGGTATTGTTACCGCAGTGGGCTTTACAAATTGTGCTGAAAACGGATTTAAAGGTAAGAATCAGCGTCAGGTTGGCGATGATCCGTTTATTTCTCTGGCGTGGCACCTAAGTAATAGCGCGCAAAGTGTATTTGCAGCAGAAGCTGGTACTGCAGGTGTCGATCTGAATTTATTAAACACTTGGAGTGAGGGGTATTCTGGAAAGAACATCACTGTTTTAGTTTCAGATGATGGCCTTGAAGATTCCCACGAAGATCTTTCTGATAACTTTCTTCGGACAGGCGTTTCTAAGGATTATACAACGGGTTTTCCGTATCTTTCAGCCACAGCCGCGCCAAAAGCTAGCGATGACAGTCATGGCACAGCCGTGGCGGGTTTAATTGCAGCCGTTGGGCAAAACAGTTTGGGCACGAAGGGTGTGGGTTATAAAGCTTCCTTAGTCTCTGCGAATTTTCTTTCTTCACAAGTGACTCAGACTGAAAGCAAGTTAATCGACCAAGCTGATGGTGATTACGACATTTTCAATATGAGCTGGGGTTCGACCCAGAATAATCTAATTTCACCTGTGGCTTCATTCTTTACACAGTTAAAATCAGGTGTGACGACGGGTCGTTCGGGCAAAGGTTCGATTTATGTGAAGGCGGCGGGCAATGATTTCATCGTCTACTGTCATGGTTCTACGACTGAAAACTGCGTGGGTAATTCTAACTTCGATGCTGATAATTCAAGTCCTTACACAATTTTGACAACGGCATTAAATGCTTCGGGCGAAGCCGCATCTTATGCTTCGGTCGGATCGAATGTTTGGATCTCCTCTTTCGGTGGCGAATTCGGTAAGGATTCGCCGGCCATGATCACAACCGATCGCACCGGATGTTCTGTCGGTTTTTCCCAGTCCACCGTGCAAAACGTAGCCTTTGATAAGGGACAAGAGGGTAATACGGGATGTAATTACACTGCGACCTTTAATGGAACTTCTTCAGCAGCTCCGGTATTAAGCGGCGCCATTACTTTATTATTAGAAGCGAATCCTTCGTTAAGCTGGCGCGACGTGAAATACATTTTGGCTAAGACTGCAACACCCGTGAATTTTTCGACCACGGGGTCTATTAAACATCCAAAAACAGGGGAAACAGTTCCAAGTGGTGCGCAGTGGGAGCAAGCTTGGATAATTAATGGCGCTGGTTTTAAATTTCATAATTGGTATGGATTCGGTCGAGTGAATGTGGATGCAGCTGTGGCCTTAGCTAAAAGCTTCGCCTCACCATTTGGGGCTTACAATGAAACCAACTGGGCCGACGATGCTAGTGGTTTAAACGTTGCTATTCCTGATTTTAGCTCTACTGGCGGATCTAATTCGATGACTGTAAATACAAACCTAAAGATCGAATCTGTGCAGTTAAAGATCTGGGTGACTCATACTAATATTGCGGATCTGGCTTTGGAGCTTACGTCTCCGTCCGGAACAAAAAGCATTGTGATTAATATGAACAATTCATTAAAAAATATCGCCGATTATGAAGGCGAAGTGTTTTTGACTAACGCTTTTTTCCAGGAAACTTCGCAAGGCAGTTGGACATTAAAGGTTATTGACGGCAAGTCGTCGCACACCGGAACTTTGACTCGTTGGAGCCTGAATTTCACTGGGACACCGTAA